A window from Drosophila kikkawai strain 14028-0561.14 chromosome 2L, DkikHiC1v2, whole genome shotgun sequence encodes these proteins:
- the LOC138927951 gene encoding uncharacterized protein: MLPRPGGSGKSKDDSSMAAALEVVIVHSPASKEQRLIGAGGQDASSTCCRRKQRNNATQTRSDGGGGSCCCVITTHHHHCHCHRHHHHCHYRSTKRRALLHQKKSHHHHNRHNQNQHHPIKPTNPNQMLPMNNNNKSSLDSSEEGMHHHHQAIAIEIDAASEDCEENNSSTATSNFPYKVASEGVKPIIMAPLREQHRHRRGSLNSNTTIETDELSHDEDDDDVRMGSHHLPEDETQLTQPPNTSSSSSTKRGNPASAPARNECVRIKRKRFMAEAGQDYCSSCSSSCSCSSLDEDHLEGHQVHEMTVSAECHECRRGSYCSCQNSSCCCGFGSQEEEDEEEEEADDEDDDETTGQRESFCTAADHTITPSQEGEDMHSSTLTPLSTHRSSFIDHADHTMRSDDNGGGNLTDADASSLSQSAEYFSLSSTAGGGASTSYPIKDEKPKDSKEREVVDTQPSCKHLNPRNPHSRHKRAASPVDSSL, from the coding sequence atgttGCCCAGACCAGGCGGCAGTGGCAAGAGTAAGGATGATAGCAGCATGGCCGCTGCCCTAGAGGTGGTCATTGTGCATTCACCGGCCTCCAAGGAGCAGCGACTGATCGGTGCTGGTGGTCAGGATGCAAGCAGCACATGCTGTCGAAGGAAGCAGCGTAATAATGCCACCCAAACAAGATCAGACGGTGGCGGAGGCAGTTGCTGCTGTGTGATTACAACGCATCATCACCACTGCCATTGTCATAGGCACCATCATCATTGTCACTACAGGAGCACAAAGAGAAGAGCACTGCTGCACCAGAAGAAGAGTCACCACCACCATAATCGTCATAATCAAAATCAGCACCATCCCATTAAACCTACGAATCCCAACCAAATGCTTCCaatgaacaacaacaacaagtctTCCTTGGACTCCAGCGAGGAGGGaatgcatcatcatcatcaggcCATAGCCATAGAGATCGATGCGGCCAGCGAGGATTGTGAGGAGAACAACAGCAGCACGGCCACCTCCAATTTCCCCTATAAGGTGGCCAGCGAGGGTGTGAAGCCCATTATAATGGCACCTCTGCGGGAACAGCATCGTCACAGGCGGGGCTCTCTGAACTCCAACACGACCATCGAAACTGATGAGCTCTCCCACGACGAGGACGATGATGATGTGCGTATGGGTTCCCACCATTTGCCCGAAGATGAGACCCAACTAACTCAGCCGCCAAATACGAGCTCGAGCAGCTCCACGAAGCGAGGAAATCCGGCCTCTGCACCGGCGAGGAACGAATGTGTGCGGATCAAGAGGAAGAGATTCATGGCCGAAGCCGGACAGGATtactgcagcagctgctcgaGTTCCTGTTCCTGCAGCAGCTTGGATGAGGATCATCTGGAGGGTCATCAGGTTCATGAAATGACCGTTTCTGCAGAGTGTCATGAGTGCAGGCGAGGCAGCTACTGTTCGTGTCAGAATTCcagctgctgttgcggctTTGGCTCCCAGGaagaggaggatgaggaggaggaggaggctgaCGATGAAGATGATGACGAAACCACAGGTCAAAGGGAAAGTTTCTGCACCGCTGCTGATCACACGATAACTCCCTCTCAGGAGGGTGAGGATATGCACAGCAGTACCCTGACACCCCTCAGCACCCACAGGTCTTCCTTTATAGATCACGCAGATCACACAATGAGGAGCGATGATAATGGTGGCGGCAACCTAACTGATGCCGATGCCTCCTCTCTGAGCCAGTCCGCCGAATACTTCTCGCTATCATCCACCGCCGGAGGAGGAGCCTCAACCTCTTATCCCATCAAGGATGAGAAGCCGAAGGATTCAAAGGAAAGGGAAGTAGTAGATACGCAGCCGTCCTGCAAACACTTGAATCCTCGCAATCCGCACAGCAGACACAAACGCGCCGCTTCTCCCGTGGATAGCTCCTTATGA